Proteins encoded together in one Impatiens glandulifera chromosome 1, dImpGla2.1, whole genome shotgun sequence window:
- the LOC124941289 gene encoding uncharacterized protein LOC124941289: protein MMQAHLAAQDDDMWYVIIDSPMKILKVSTTTTTTEDALEMWEKPRYEWIAKENRKTNLDNVAKDVLYKTLDKNMFSKIKSCSTAKEIWEKLTQLYVGNDQTKENKLMVTTQKFDGIKMRPRKTMTEFDERFSSIVIELSTLGRFTTIERLLSK from the coding sequence ATGATGCAAGCTCATTTGGCCGCTCAAGATGATgatatgtggtatgtcatcataGACAGTCCAATGAAGATTTTGAAGGTCAGCACAACCACAACTACAACCGAGGATGCTCTTGAGATGTGGGAGAAGCCTAGATATGAGTGGATTGCTAAAGAAAATAGGAAGACCAACCTTGACAATGTGGCCAAAGATGTTCTCTACAAGACGTTGGACAAGAACATGTTTAgcaagatcaagtcatgctctactgccaaagaaatttgggagaagttgaccCAACTCTATGTAGGGAACGatcaaaccaaagaaaacaaactaATGGTtaccacacagaagtttgatggcatcaagatgcgtcctagaAAGACAATGACTGAATTCGATGAACGATTCAGCAGCATAGTCATTGAGCTCTCGACTCTGGGAAGATTTACAACAATAGAAAGGTTGCTATCAAAGTAA